A single genomic interval of Bradyrhizobium japonicum USDA 6 harbors:
- a CDS encoding PP2C family protein-serine/threonine phosphatase yields the protein MVHIPSLFDVGSVTHAGRVRERNEDSCLVRTDVGLWAVADGMGGHEAGDLASRIVVQSLDAIGTPESAADLLAECEERLFSANQQILALSHERQGATVGTTAAVLLVRDSYYACIWAGDSRVYLISRGAISQVSHDHSELEELIAEGALSREDVNDWPSNAITRAVGVADDPEFEVVTGPAEPEDIFVICSDGLTRHVQDDEILQHAATRRAQAACDDMLALALDRGGLDNVTIVIVRLLTPRSQEATRSPLNREPQP from the coding sequence ATGGTGCATATTCCATCCTTGTTCGATGTTGGTAGCGTTACCCATGCCGGACGGGTGCGGGAGCGGAACGAGGATTCATGTCTGGTACGAACCGACGTCGGCCTTTGGGCGGTCGCCGACGGTATGGGTGGTCACGAGGCCGGCGATCTCGCCAGTCGCATTGTAGTGCAGTCGCTTGACGCGATCGGCACGCCAGAATCAGCCGCAGACCTGCTGGCGGAGTGCGAGGAGCGGCTGTTCAGCGCAAACCAGCAGATACTTGCGCTAAGTCATGAACGACAGGGTGCCACCGTCGGGACCACGGCGGCGGTTCTGCTCGTTCGCGATAGCTACTATGCCTGCATATGGGCGGGTGACAGCCGGGTCTACCTGATCAGTCGTGGCGCAATTAGCCAAGTGTCGCATGATCACAGTGAACTGGAGGAACTGATCGCCGAAGGTGCGCTGTCGCGCGAAGACGTGAATGATTGGCCGAGCAATGCCATTACTCGTGCCGTCGGTGTCGCCGATGATCCGGAATTTGAGGTGGTGACTGGCCCGGCCGAGCCGGAGGATATCTTCGTGATCTGCAGCGATGGCCTGACCAGGCACGTGCAAGACGACGAGATCCTGCAGCACGCAGCTACGCGACGCGCCCAGGCGGCTTGCGATGACATGCTCGCGCTGGCTCTTGATCGTGGCGGACTTGACAACGTGACGATTGTGATCGTGCGACTGCTGACGCCACGATCTCAGGAGGCGACAAGATCTCCACTCAATCGGGAGCCGCAACCATGA
- a CDS encoding serine/threonine-protein kinase has protein sequence MTPNDPFRSSYHGVPPGTRLNGIYEIEAVIGAGGMGEVYKCREIQTGSPVAVKMLLPDMVDNEAALALFRREAAALHNLPHDAIVRYFLFTVEPVLQRPYLAMEFVNGRSLSNMLDDGPLTFEALIRLMQRVASGLEAAHEHGIIHRDVSPDNIIVPLDDVRRAKIIDFGIARSTQMGDKTIIGSGFAGKDNYASPEQVGLYGNDVTAKSDVYSFGLVLFHALTGQKLDMGGSQFQLVEKRRRVPDLGAVDMRIRPLLERMLQPDPALRPTMGEVASWTPTGSAQTPAAPLYGFDPLRRPESAAPASQDRMPSTARSARGLWLGAGVAALLLLVGGGGYAFYKLVWSAPGTATLPPPPKLAGTMVPPKVEPAGPQSGRQETEKLSAQPTATPSPALDGPGRAERIRKYVAQYSGGDCFFVLPIAVSPNAAVIEGFGSSTAPFDTFDKAFRREQGFEASVGVRQVTQAQCPAVKFLSQVGSDQARMPRITLSATELKGGETLNGTIENFANRVVELLMVSDRGEVQSLSYLLKPGIDSLSFTLPTARASGPQLLLVVAVPQVLDSLRQPRPMAADTFFLQALSEAQRNKVTVIAAARYVLLTN, from the coding sequence ATGACCCCGAACGATCCGTTCCGATCGTCCTATCACGGCGTGCCGCCCGGCACACGTCTCAACGGCATTTACGAGATCGAAGCGGTGATCGGCGCGGGCGGCATGGGGGAGGTCTACAAATGCCGTGAGATCCAGACTGGATCGCCTGTTGCGGTGAAAATGCTGCTGCCCGACATGGTTGATAACGAGGCGGCGCTCGCGCTGTTCCGTCGAGAGGCCGCGGCACTCCACAATCTTCCGCATGACGCGATCGTTCGCTACTTCCTGTTTACCGTGGAGCCGGTGCTGCAGCGACCTTATCTCGCGATGGAATTCGTGAATGGCCGCTCGCTCTCGAACATGCTCGATGATGGGCCGTTGACCTTCGAGGCGCTGATCAGGCTGATGCAGCGAGTCGCATCGGGACTGGAAGCCGCCCATGAGCACGGCATCATCCATCGTGACGTTTCTCCGGACAACATCATCGTTCCGCTCGACGACGTCAGGCGGGCCAAGATCATCGACTTCGGCATCGCGCGGTCGACCCAGATGGGTGACAAGACCATCATCGGCTCGGGCTTCGCCGGCAAGGACAATTACGCATCGCCGGAACAGGTTGGGTTGTACGGCAATGACGTGACTGCGAAATCCGATGTCTACAGCTTCGGTCTTGTGCTGTTCCATGCGCTGACCGGACAGAAACTCGACATGGGCGGCAGCCAGTTTCAACTGGTGGAGAAGCGCCGGCGTGTGCCCGATCTCGGTGCGGTTGATATGCGGATCCGGCCTTTGCTGGAGCGGATGCTGCAGCCTGATCCGGCATTGCGCCCGACCATGGGGGAGGTCGCCAGCTGGACGCCAACCGGTTCGGCCCAGACACCGGCCGCGCCGTTATATGGCTTCGATCCGCTACGGCGGCCGGAAAGCGCGGCGCCGGCGTCGCAGGATAGGATGCCGTCGACCGCGCGGAGCGCGCGCGGCCTCTGGCTGGGGGCGGGCGTGGCGGCGTTGTTGCTGCTGGTCGGCGGTGGCGGATATGCCTTCTACAAGCTGGTCTGGTCAGCGCCCGGCACCGCGACCTTGCCGCCACCTCCGAAACTCGCCGGAACAATGGTGCCGCCGAAGGTCGAGCCCGCTGGACCACAGTCCGGACGCCAAGAGACAGAGAAGTTGTCCGCGCAGCCGACGGCAACGCCGTCTCCGGCACTCGATGGGCCGGGGCGAGCTGAGCGCATCCGCAAATACGTGGCCCAATATTCTGGCGGTGACTGCTTCTTTGTCTTGCCGATTGCTGTGAGCCCAAATGCGGCCGTCATCGAAGGGTTCGGTTCCTCGACCGCCCCATTCGACACTTTCGACAAAGCATTTCGGCGTGAGCAGGGTTTCGAAGCTTCGGTCGGCGTCAGGCAAGTGACCCAGGCGCAATGCCCAGCCGTCAAGTTCTTGAGTCAGGTCGGGAGCGATCAGGCGCGAATGCCACGCATCACCCTGTCAGCGACAGAGCTGAAGGGCGGTGAAACCCTCAATGGGACCATTGAGAACTTTGCCAACCGCGTGGTGGAACTGCTCATGGTGTCGGATCGCGGCGAAGTCCAGAGCCTCTCATACCTTCTGAAGCCGGGCATCGACTCACTTTCGTTTACGCTCCCGACAGCGCGCGCGAGCGGTCCGCAACTGCTGTTGGTCGTGGCGGTTCCGCAGGTTCTGGACTCATTGCGCCAGCCGAGGCCGATGGCTGCCGACACGTTCTTTCTGCAGGCACTAAGCGAGGCTCAGCGCAACAAGGTGACCGTCATCGCGGCCGCGCGCTACGTGCTGCTCACCAATTGA